From one Brachypodium distachyon strain Bd21 chromosome 4, Brachypodium_distachyon_v3.0, whole genome shotgun sequence genomic stretch:
- the LOC100821763 gene encoding 40S ribosomal protein S5 encodes MAAVEVPTNDVKLFNRWSFDGVEVQDISLNDYIGVNPDKHATYLPHTAGRYSAKRFRKAQCPIIERLTNSLMMHGRNNGKKLMAVRIIQHTMEIIHLLTDANPIQVIVDAIINSGPREDATRIGSAGVVRRQAVDISPLRRVNQAIYLLTTGARESAFRNVKTIAECLADELINAAKGSSNSYAIKKKDEIERVAKANR; translated from the exons ATGGCTGCCGTCGAGGTTCCGACGAACGATGTCAAGCTCTTCAACCGCTGGTCCTTCGATGGCGTCGAG GTCCAGGACATTTCACTCAATGATTACATTGGAGTCAATCCTGATAAGCATGCCACATACCTTCCTCACACTGCCGGAAGGTATTCAGCCAAGAGGTTCCGCAAGGCTCAGTGCCCAATCATTGAGAGGCTGACCAACTCTCTGATGATGCACGGACGCAACAATGGCAAGAAGCTTATGGCTGTCCGCATCATCCAACACACCATGGAGATTATTCATCTCTTGACTGATGCAAACCCTATCCAAGTTATTGTTGATGCCATCATAAACAG TGGACCAAGAGAAGATGCAACTCGGATTGGATCTGCTGGTGTTGTTAGAAGGCAGGCTGTTGATATTTCTCCTCTGAGGCGTGTCAACCAGGCAATCTACCTTCTTACCACTGGTGCTAGAGAGAGTGCATTCAGGAATGTCAAGACCATTGCCGAATGCCTTGCTGATGAGCTTATCAATGCAGCTAAAGGTTCTTCCAACAG CTACGCAATCAAGAAGAAGGATGAGATTGAGCGTGTCGCGAAGGCCAACCGTTAA
- the LOC100821453 gene encoding chaperone protein dnaJ A7A, chloroplastic, producing the protein MLHPVHRLPTAPTRGDVSPTAPPTFRLRRQHARVAVARTATPTTPVVCCSGFAGSLPVANQGAEFEPRSGSIYRGRGSTVVARANPVTADPRFLASKNGYRGRGKHVASPSASLNHAPSPWFRNRRGSRFVVRAEADFYSVLGVSRNSSKSEIKSAYRKLARSYHPDVNKEPGAEQKFKDISNAYEVLSDDEKRAIYDKYGEAGLKGSGMGTGDYSNPFDLFESLFEGFGGMGGMGGGRAARNRPMQGDDESYNLVLNFKEAVFGVEKEIEITRLEGCNTCDGSGAKPGTKPTTCKTCGGQGQVVSSTRTPLGIFQQVSTCNTCGGSGESSTPCKTCGGDGRVRKTKRISLKVPAGVDSGSRLRVRSEGNAGRRGGPPGDLYVFIDVLSDSVLKRDGTNILYTCKVSYIDAILGTTVKVPTVDGVVDLKIPSGTQPGTTLVMSKKGVPLLGKSNARGDQLVRVQVEIPKRLSSDERKLIEELANLNKAEPANSRR; encoded by the exons ATGCTCCACCCAGTGCACCGCCTCCCCACCGCCCCTACCCGCGGGGACGTCTCCCCCACCGCGCCCCCCACCTTTCGTCTCCGGCGGCAGCATGCCCGGGTGGCCGTGGCCAGGACGGCGACGCCCACGACGCCCGTGGTCTGCTGCTCCGGGTTCGCGGGCTCGCTGCCTGTAGCGAATCAGGGGGCCGAGTTCGAACCCCGATCCGGATCGATCTATCGGGGCCGGGGTTCGACGGTGGTGGCCCGGGCGAATCCGGTCACGGCGGATCCGAGATTCCTGGCATCGAAGAATGG CTACAGAGGCAGAGGTAAACACGTAGCATCACCCAGTGCTAGcttaaaccatgcaccgtcgCCATGGTTCCGCAATCGGAGGGGTTCTCGGTTTGTGGTTCGAGCAGAAGCT GATTTCTATTCCGTACTTGGTGTGTCGAGGAATTCTAGTAAATCTGAAATCAAGAGTG CCTATCGGAAGCTTGCTAGGAGCTATCATCCTGATGTGAACAA aGAACCTGGTGCGGAACAAAAGTTCAAGGATATCAGCAATGCTTATGAG GTTTTGTCTGATGATGAGAAGCGAGCAATCTATGATAAATATGGAGAAGCTGGTCTGAAGGGTTCTGGCATGGGAACAGGA GATTACTCAAACCCATTTGATCTCTTTGAGTCACTATTCGAAGGGTTTGGTGGAATGGGTGGAATGGGCGGGGGCCGTGCCGCTCGTAATAGGCCAATGCAGGGTGATGATGAGAGCTACAATTTGGTACTCAATTTCAAAGAAGCGGTATTTGGTGTAGAGAAAGAAATTGAGATAACAAGACTGGAAGGCTGTAATACTTGTGATGGAAGTGGAGCCAAGCCTGGAACAAAGCCTACCACATGCAAAACTTGTGGGGGTCAGGGCCAGGTGGTCTCCTCCACAAGAACACCGCTTGGAATATTCCAGCAGGTGTCCACCTGCAATACTTGCGGTGGCAGTGGTGAATCCTCCACCCCGTGCAAAACCTGTGGGGGCGATGGCCGAGTGCGCAAGACAAAGAGGATTAGTCTGAAAGTCCCTGCAGGAGTGGATTCTGGAAGCAGGTTGAGGGTCCGTTCTGAGGGGAATGCTGGTCGGAGAGGAGGCCCGCCTGGAGATCTTTATGTCTTCATTGATGTTCTCTCTGATTCTGTTCTGAAGAGAGATGGGACAAACATTCTCTACACATGCAAAGTGTCTTACATTGATGCAATTCTTGGGACAACTGTCAAGGTCCCGACTGTCGATGGGGTAGTTGACCTGAAGATCCCCTCAGGAACCCAGCCAGGCACAACTCTGGTAATGTCAAAGAAGGGTGTTCCACTGCTCGGGAAGTCAAATGCTCGCGGAGACCAGCTGGTGCGTGTCCAGGTTGAGATTCCAAAGCGTCTAAGCAGCGACGAGAGGAAGCTGATCGAAGAGCTTGCCAACCTCAACAAGGCTGAACCAGCAAACAGCAGAAGATAG